A region from the Nostoc sp. HK-01 genome encodes:
- a CDS encoding putative type II DNA modification enzyme yields the protein MSVAGITLTGVQIEGNLLAADMTAELLAGNLKGQAPEDFGFSKSDKLADEIAIAWGDAKAYWAAFQRQLDRLDADDTATSVTRELWVVPLLRSLGYDPVYTAKAEVVERETYAISHRAEPGENKPPIHIIGCRIKVDHRPPSGTPRLSAHALVQEYLNKTEHLWAIATNGFRWRLLRDSSLMTRLTYIEFDLEQILNGENFAEFGLFYRLFHRSRLPEGVDDADKCLLEYYHQEALQQGGRVRDRLRDGVEKALIQLGTGFLQHPSNDNLRQKLTAGKELTDIGYYRQLLRLIYRLLFLMVAESRNLLLTGEDVEKARIYREYYSIERLRELAERPHWRREGFQDLWQSLRVTFLLFDENWRGRYLGLSPLNGDLFGSYTLPALDDCAIDNYDLLVAIKHLSLYQEKGQVRRVNYAGLDIEELGSVYESLLDFHPEVTPKNYELQITNYEFKLVFGSERKTTGSYYTPPQLVGQLIKTALEPVIEEKLRSTKEKLRNTESNSLLEKVLLDLKIVDPACGFGHFLLAAARRVGKELAKIRTGEAEPGSEPLKLAIRDVIQNCIYGVDINPLAIDLCKVALWIEGFSRGLPLNFLDHRIKCGNSLVGVMDLSCLDEGIPDEAFKPVTSDDKALASRRKKENKNQRETDLQGQLSLFNHLELQRIQYIEDFRDLGEIPETSPQQVRDKQVKYQQSRKNMGWWRDYSACNLWTAAFFMPLTEENLQLLPTTAALSQLLKGNMPTQKVVDAANKLAEEKQFFHWCLEFPEVFEKGGFNCVLGNPPWERIKLQEKEFFASQSAEIANAVNKAAREKLIKELPQKNPNLAQAFERAKHDAEAQSKFIRESSRFSLTAVGDINTYAVFAETTRRLISSDGRVGIIVPTGIATDDTYKKFFGDLTQKQALVSLYDFENREHLFTDLHTKTKFCLLTFSNSVNKNIDFSFMCTRLNDLKDSRKVFNLALKDILLFSPNTGNCPLFRSSTDAEITKKIYHHVPVLENDCTGYNPWGVSFMAMFHMSNDSALFKDDVSDAFVPLYEAKMFYHFDHRWATYHNKEVKNFTDIDKTNPNSFVTPRYWISQREVENRLANKWDREWLISLRDITDSRNERTAIFTILPKVGTANPANTLFIESSHYKKVSCLIGNFNSLIFDFVAKQKVGGTHLAFYILKQLPVLPPELYTPEHIKFISTHVLELVYTSWDMQPFAKDMGYDGEPFIWNPNRRALLRAELDAYYAKLYGLTRDELRYILDPGDVYGEDFPSETFRVLKNNEIKQFGEYRTQRLVLEAWDRMFGS from the coding sequence ATGAGTGTAGCAGGGATTACATTAACAGGCGTTCAGATTGAAGGTAATTTGTTAGCAGCAGATATGACTGCTGAATTGCTGGCGGGTAATCTGAAAGGGCAAGCACCAGAAGATTTTGGTTTTAGTAAAAGCGACAAACTAGCAGATGAAATTGCGATCGCTTGGGGTGATGCTAAAGCTTATTGGGCAGCATTTCAACGGCAACTAGACAGGTTAGATGCTGATGACACCGCCACCAGTGTTACCCGCGAACTGTGGGTAGTTCCCTTGCTACGAAGTCTCGGATATGACCCTGTTTATACAGCAAAAGCCGAAGTGGTGGAAAGAGAAACTTATGCGATTTCCCATCGTGCAGAACCGGGGGAGAATAAACCACCTATTCACATTATTGGTTGTCGTATCAAGGTAGATCATCGTCCTCCCAGTGGCACACCCAGGTTATCAGCACACGCACTGGTGCAGGAGTATCTTAACAAGACAGAACATCTGTGGGCGATCGCAACTAACGGTTTTCGCTGGCGGTTACTGCGTGACTCTTCGTTAATGACTCGTCTTACCTATATCGAGTTTGACTTAGAACAGATTCTCAACGGTGAGAACTTTGCAGAATTTGGGCTATTTTATCGGTTGTTCCACCGTTCCCGCTTGCCTGAAGGTGTGGATGATGCGGATAAGTGCTTGCTGGAATATTACCACCAAGAAGCACTGCAACAGGGCGGACGGGTACGCGACAGACTCCGAGATGGGGTAGAAAAAGCACTAATACAGCTAGGCACAGGTTTTCTCCAACATCCAAGTAATGACAATTTGCGGCAGAAGTTAACTGCTGGTAAAGAATTAACTGATATCGGATATTATCGCCAACTGTTGCGGCTGATTTATCGTCTGCTGTTTTTAATGGTGGCAGAATCCCGCAATTTATTATTAACTGGTGAGGATGTCGAGAAAGCCCGAATCTACCGGGAATATTACAGCATTGAGCGACTGCGAGAGTTAGCCGAGCGTCCCCATTGGCGGCGGGAAGGCTTTCAAGATTTATGGCAAAGTTTGCGCGTGACATTCCTGCTGTTTGATGAGAACTGGCGAGGAAGATACTTAGGATTGTCACCACTAAATGGTGATTTATTTGGTTCCTATACTCTGCCTGCTTTAGATGATTGTGCTATTGATAATTACGATTTACTTGTAGCGATTAAGCACTTGTCTCTGTATCAAGAAAAAGGACAGGTACGGCGGGTAAATTATGCTGGGTTAGACATTGAAGAATTAGGAAGCGTGTATGAAAGTTTATTAGATTTTCATCCAGAGGTCACTCCTAAAAATTACGAATTACAAATTACGAATTACGAATTCAAACTGGTGTTTGGTAGTGAGAGGAAAACTACTGGCTCTTACTATACACCACCCCAGTTAGTAGGACAACTAATAAAAACAGCTTTAGAACCTGTAATAGAAGAAAAACTTCGCAGTACAAAAGAAAAACTTCGGAACACAGAAAGCAATTCCCTATTAGAAAAAGTACTTCTCGACCTTAAAATTGTAGACCCTGCCTGTGGTTTTGGTCATTTTCTCTTAGCCGCAGCACGTCGAGTAGGAAAGGAATTAGCTAAAATTCGTACTGGGGAAGCTGAACCAGGTAGTGAACCTTTAAAGTTAGCGATTCGAGATGTAATTCAAAATTGTATTTATGGGGTGGACATTAACCCTTTGGCTATTGATTTGTGCAAAGTCGCCTTATGGATTGAAGGCTTTTCTCGCGGCTTACCTCTTAACTTTTTAGATCATAGGATTAAGTGCGGCAATTCCCTTGTTGGTGTGATGGATTTAAGTTGTCTAGATGAAGGAATACCGGATGAAGCGTTTAAACCAGTCACGAGTGATGATAAAGCTTTAGCAAGCCGTCGTAAAAAGGAGAATAAAAACCAACGTGAGACAGATTTACAAGGACAGTTATCACTGTTTAATCATTTAGAATTACAACGTATTCAATATATTGAAGATTTTCGAGACTTAGGAGAAATTCCTGAAACTTCACCTCAACAAGTAAGAGATAAACAAGTGAAGTATCAGCAAAGTCGTAAAAATATGGGTTGGTGGCGAGACTATTCAGCGTGTAATTTATGGACTGCGGCCTTTTTCATGCCATTAACTGAAGAGAATTTACAGCTATTACCAACTACAGCAGCTTTATCTCAGCTATTAAAAGGAAATATGCCAACGCAAAAAGTTGTAGATGCAGCAAATAAGTTGGCTGAAGAAAAGCAGTTTTTTCATTGGTGTTTAGAGTTTCCTGAAGTATTTGAAAAAGGTGGATTTAATTGTGTGTTGGGAAATCCACCGTGGGAACGAATTAAGTTGCAAGAGAAAGAATTTTTTGCTTCTCAAAGTGCGGAAATTGCTAATGCTGTGAATAAAGCTGCACGGGAGAAGTTAATTAAGGAATTACCCCAAAAAAATCCTAATTTAGCACAAGCATTTGAAAGAGCGAAGCATGATGCCGAAGCACAAAGTAAATTTATACGCGAGTCCAGTAGATTTAGTTTGACTGCGGTAGGTGATATTAATACTTATGCTGTGTTTGCGGAGACTACAAGAAGGTTAATTTCATCTGATGGAAGAGTTGGGATAATTGTTCCTACAGGAATTGCAACAGATGACACTTATAAAAAGTTTTTTGGAGATTTAACACAAAAGCAAGCTTTAGTAAGCCTATATGATTTTGAAAATAGAGAGCATTTATTTACTGATCTTCACACTAAAACTAAATTTTGTTTACTAACATTCTCTAATAGCGTAAACAAAAATATTGATTTTTCATTCATGTGTACTAGACTTAATGATTTGAAAGACTCTAGGAAGGTTTTTAATCTTGCTTTAAAAGATATATTATTATTTAGTCCTAATACAGGTAACTGTCCGCTCTTCAGAAGCAGTACTGATGCAGAAATAACTAAAAAAATCTATCACCATGTTCCAGTTTTGGAAAATGATTGTACGGGTTATAATCCGTGGGGTGTATCATTTATGGCTATGTTTCATATGTCAAATGATAGCGCTTTATTCAAGGATGATGTATCTGATGCTTTTGTTCCTTTATATGAAGCGAAGATGTTTTATCACTTCGATCATAGATGGGCAACTTATCATAATAAAGAAGTAAAAAATTTCACGGATATAGATAAGACTAATCCCAATAGTTTTGTAACGCCTCGCTACTGGATTAGTCAGAGAGAAGTCGAAAATCGTTTAGCAAATAAATGGGATAGAGAATGGTTAATATCTCTTCGGGATATTACTGATTCTAGAAATGAACGTACTGCGATTTTTACGATATTACCTAAAGTTGGTACTGCTAACCCTGCAAATACTTTATTTATTGAATCCAGCCATTATAAGAAAGTTTCTTGTTTAATAGGCAACTTCAATAGTTTGATTTTTGATTTTGTAGCTAAACAGAAAGTTGGTGGTACTCATCTAGCTTTTTATATTCTCAAGCAACTTCCCGTCCTTCCTCCAGAATTATACACCCCAGAACATATCAAATTTATCAGCACCCATGTACTCGAATTAGTTTACACCTCATGGGATATGCAACCCTTCGCCAAAGATATGGGATACGACGGCGAACCCTTCATTTGGAATCCCAACAGACGCGCATTATTAAGAGCAGAACTAGACGCATATTACGCCAAACTCTACGGACTCACCCGTGATGAACTGCGATATATTCTCGACCCTGGTGATGTCTATGGCGAAGACTTCCCCAGCGAAACATTCCGTGTTCTAAAAAATAATGAAATTAAGCAGTTTGGTGAATATCGCACACAAAGACTGGTATTAGAAGCATGGGACAGAATGTTTGGCTCTTAG
- a CDS encoding DEAD/DEAH box helicase domain-containing protein → MAFTVKLQELLQQPENAILPISNLLGQKLASLDCTGVVAVTSEQLTLLFTGIPQDWAIQEIQEIFDFSTITQTFNYQLREWIDQRLGRTNNQVPAKSNSSSPANSQFLDIFNFRNEVIGDYRRYIESFLKIRDEKVKTFVDSELEKGQLWTDPLVQLNPKYRPGASVATLVQQRVLHPDCKRYFSNDGEPFTFHYHQKQAFETAQRQDHYVVTTGTGSGKSLTYVVPIINDLLHHPEIKGVRAILVYPMNALINSQEEELRKFLKQVPNTHIRVEKYTGQEKREKKVEIQNNPPQILLTNYVMLELMLSRTHEDKLVESPDLKFLVLDELHTYRGRQGADVSILIRKLRQRCGQKLLCIGTSATMSSEGSRQQRRQVVADVASKLFGVEIKSSNVIDETLERSIQSAAPTTEKLRESIIQGLRPKSEQTLEAFQQHPLSHWVEMNFGLEEKEGHLVRRTPITLEVGAEQLANQTQLDEETCLNILKQIFLWGSKTKGLAFRLHQFISQGGSVYATIENRNQRLLTLEGQYTTTENRLLYPLVFCRECGHDYYVVRYDAEKDIVLPQLPTALDSLDNEDIKEGYLTLDEPGLWDKEDEERLPDSWFKETKKQGRIPDKKYAAFIPRKLQVLPNGKVINSVLEGTTCWFIPKPFLTCLHCGVLYDQKKNEFTKLSRLSSEGRSTATTLLCLSSVSRLKQVFTDDKAKAAKILSFTDNRQDASLQAGHFNDFVQTSFLRAALNSAMQENQQLTHKALAAEVVKKMGLSQADYARQVAEFGIGKRKNEEAFSNLIEYRLYEDLRRGWRIVQPNLEQCGLLTIEYAELLATCENTQLWQKYRHPILLQASPAQRYFVIKTFLDHLRKKLVIDAEILQKNGIEQLRKEVSQALKDPWTIDAFEYLHEAAWASLSPTEKKGKSRTIRLTFRGEIGRFLRSSRAWDWLHKPLSEADYNELINALVHALADAGYLYKKQEEVQLKINSMVWVASKLSEIPPDPLNSRRLQGSERNTSVNQFFQDFYQTNAHQIKALEGREHTGQVKNEKRQQREDDFRHGKLAALFCSPTMELGIDISDLSVVHLRNVPPSPANYAQRSGRAGRSGQEALVITYASIGSGHDQYFFKRQSQMVAGVVAPPKLELANQDLITSHVYSIWLAHTGLNWENSMNQILELDSPDCPLKQDVTEKIKLSQEKLAKCLAATKLILSDMFCQEDLNKTSWYSENWLQFTLENAHNAFNQACDRWRRLYKDAQEQLETARDSMSRYTRGYATQEERDIAKAQEKEALRQIDLLVGQVESNSNNQFEFYPYRYFAAEGFLPGFNFPRLPVRAFIPTDEGGEFISRPRSVALREFAPSNIIYYEGSKFMVAKTKMPVGGADYQRVNVCFKCGYFHEGIASSRDTCENCGAKLADSKNNKALLTRLLSMETAIAWRRERITCDEEERLKYGYNVTTHFRYDKQKRQSATVKTANGTELLRLKYSATADIWHINRGLNKKKSEEKGFKLDIKTGIWGESKNDSAKDSIHTDVNLMVNNTCNILVVEPLNVPTDNREAFITTLQYALETAIQAVYKLEADELDSERLGDGKYLLFWEAAEGGAGVLSQLLEKPEAFQKIADAALDICHFQEAKDSCVQACYECLLSYRNQFDHALINRHLIKPLLDELQNSTVQIEGICRDEQYQHLLQQTDPNSQFERIVLTAIYQIGYKLPDTAQELILEANCKPDFLYKEDGIAVFCDGSVHDSPEKRRQDKIERDNLKYNTSYTVITLRHDEDWAAKLSALEGLSMIRKF, encoded by the coding sequence ATGGCTTTTACTGTAAAACTACAAGAATTATTACAGCAACCTGAAAATGCAATTTTACCTATTAGTAATTTATTAGGACAAAAATTAGCATCGCTAGATTGTACAGGAGTGGTAGCTGTTACATCAGAGCAATTAACTTTGCTATTTACAGGTATCCCTCAAGATTGGGCTATACAAGAAATTCAAGAAATCTTCGACTTTTCTACCATTACCCAAACCTTTAACTACCAACTTCGAGAATGGATTGACCAACGCTTAGGTCGAACAAATAATCAAGTACCAGCAAAGAGTAATTCATCCTCTCCCGCCAATTCTCAGTTCCTTGATATTTTCAATTTCCGCAACGAAGTAATTGGCGACTACCGCCGCTATATTGAAAGCTTCCTTAAAATCCGTGACGAAAAAGTAAAAACCTTTGTCGATAGCGAGTTAGAAAAAGGTCAACTCTGGACTGACCCTTTAGTGCAACTTAATCCTAAATATCGTCCAGGCGCATCTGTCGCCACATTAGTACAACAACGAGTTCTCCATCCAGACTGTAAACGCTATTTCTCAAACGATGGTGAACCTTTTACCTTCCACTACCACCAAAAACAAGCCTTTGAAACTGCACAACGTCAAGATCACTACGTTGTCACCACAGGAACGGGTTCCGGTAAAAGCCTAACTTATGTTGTCCCCATTATTAATGATTTACTTCACCATCCCGAAATTAAAGGAGTTAGGGCTATTTTGGTTTATCCCATGAATGCCCTAATTAATTCTCAGGAAGAAGAATTAAGAAAATTTCTCAAACAAGTACCTAACACCCACATTAGAGTTGAAAAGTACACTGGGCAAGAAAAACGAGAGAAGAAAGTCGAAATTCAAAACAACCCGCCTCAAATCTTACTAACAAATTACGTAATGCTAGAGTTAATGCTCTCTCGCACTCACGAAGATAAATTAGTAGAATCTCCCGATTTAAAATTCCTCGTACTAGATGAACTGCATACTTACAGAGGACGGCAAGGTGCAGATGTCAGCATCTTAATTCGCAAACTTCGGCAACGCTGCGGCCAGAAACTTTTGTGCATTGGTACTAGTGCCACCATGTCTTCCGAAGGTTCCCGCCAACAACGCCGTCAGGTAGTCGCAGATGTTGCTAGTAAATTATTTGGTGTGGAAATTAAATCCAGCAACGTCATTGATGAAACTTTAGAACGTTCCATCCAAAGTGCTGCACCCACCACAGAAAAATTGCGTGAAAGCATTATCCAAGGTTTACGGCCAAAGTCCGAACAAACCTTAGAGGCTTTTCAACAGCATCCCTTAAGCCACTGGGTAGAGATGAACTTTGGTTTGGAAGAAAAAGAAGGTCATCTCGTCCGCCGCACACCCATCACCCTAGAAGTAGGTGCAGAACAACTCGCAAATCAAACCCAACTGGACGAGGAAACTTGCTTAAATATCCTCAAGCAGATATTTCTCTGGGGCAGCAAAACTAAGGGGTTGGCATTCCGCTTGCATCAGTTTATTTCCCAAGGAGGTAGCGTTTACGCCACCATTGAAAATCGCAACCAACGACTTCTCACCCTCGAAGGTCAGTACACAACCACCGAAAACCGCCTGCTTTATCCCCTCGTCTTTTGTCGGGAATGCGGACATGACTATTATGTAGTGCGCTACGATGCGGAAAAAGACATTGTACTACCTCAATTACCCACAGCCTTAGATAGCCTTGACAATGAAGACATCAAGGAAGGCTACTTAACCCTTGATGAACCAGGACTTTGGGATAAAGAAGACGAAGAGAGACTTCCTGACTCATGGTTTAAAGAAACTAAAAAGCAAGGGCGTATTCCTGACAAAAAATATGCAGCTTTTATTCCTCGCAAATTGCAAGTTCTCCCCAACGGTAAAGTTATAAACTCTGTATTAGAGGGAACAACTTGTTGGTTTATTCCCAAACCTTTTCTTACCTGTCTTCACTGCGGTGTATTGTACGACCAAAAGAAAAACGAATTTACCAAACTCTCTCGTCTGAGTAGTGAAGGACGTAGTACCGCAACCACCCTACTTTGTCTTTCTAGCGTCAGTCGCCTCAAGCAAGTTTTCACTGACGATAAAGCCAAAGCCGCAAAAATCCTCAGCTTTACCGATAACCGTCAGGATGCTTCATTACAAGCAGGACATTTCAATGATTTTGTCCAAACCAGTTTCTTGCGGGCAGCTTTGAATAGTGCCATGCAGGAAAATCAACAATTAACTCACAAAGCACTGGCGGCAGAAGTTGTCAAAAAAATGGGTTTATCCCAAGCAGACTATGCCCGTCAAGTTGCCGAATTTGGCATTGGTAAACGCAAAAATGAAGAAGCTTTTAGCAACTTAATTGAATATCGGCTATACGAAGATTTACGTCGCGGTTGGCGAATTGTTCAACCTAATCTAGAACAGTGCGGTTTACTAACCATAGAATACGCTGAACTATTAGCAACTTGTGAAAATACTCAACTTTGGCAAAAATACCGCCATCCCATTTTACTGCAAGCCTCACCTGCACAAAGATATTTTGTCATCAAAACCTTTCTTGACCACCTGCGGAAGAAATTGGTTATCGATGCCGAAATTTTACAAAAAAATGGCATAGAACAACTACGCAAGGAAGTATCCCAAGCACTAAAAGACCCTTGGACAATTGATGCTTTTGAATATTTACACGAAGCTGCTTGGGCAAGCCTCAGCCCCACAGAGAAGAAAGGTAAATCAAGAACAATTAGGCTAACATTTCGTGGCGAAATCGGACGTTTTCTGCGTTCTAGTCGAGCATGGGACTGGTTGCATAAACCTTTATCAGAAGCAGATTATAACGAATTAATTAATGCTCTAGTCCATGCTTTAGCAGATGCAGGTTACTTATACAAGAAGCAAGAAGAAGTCCAGCTAAAAATTAATTCAATGGTCTGGGTCGCCTCAAAATTAAGTGAGATTCCCCCCGACCCTTTAAATTCCCGTCGTTTACAAGGTAGCGAAAGAAATACTTCTGTCAACCAATTTTTTCAAGATTTCTACCAAACTAACGCTCATCAAATTAAAGCACTAGAAGGGCGAGAACATACAGGACAGGTCAAAAACGAAAAACGTCAGCAACGAGAAGATGACTTTCGTCATGGCAAATTAGCGGCTTTATTTTGTTCCCCAACAATGGAATTGGGGATAGACATTTCCGACCTCAGCGTTGTTCATCTGCGAAACGTTCCCCCCAGCCCAGCCAATTATGCCCAACGTAGTGGTCGCGCAGGAAGAAGCGGACAGGAAGCTTTAGTAATTACTTATGCTTCCATTGGTAGCGGTCACGACCAATATTTCTTTAAACGTCAAAGTCAAATGGTGGCTGGTGTCGTCGCCCCGCCCAAATTAGAACTAGCCAACCAGGATTTAATTACATCTCATGTGTATTCAATTTGGCTGGCACACACTGGCTTAAACTGGGAAAATTCCATGAATCAAATTCTGGAATTAGATTCGCCAGACTGTCCGCTAAAACAAGATGTGACTGAGAAAATCAAGCTGAGTCAGGAAAAATTAGCCAAATGTCTGGCAGCTACAAAACTAATTTTATCTGATATGTTCTGCCAAGAAGACCTGAATAAAACCTCTTGGTATTCAGAAAATTGGTTACAATTCACCCTAGAAAATGCACATAATGCCTTTAATCAAGCTTGCGATCGCTGGCGTAGATTATACAAAGACGCACAAGAACAATTAGAAACAGCCCGCGACAGCATGAGTCGTTACACTAGAGGCTACGCTACTCAAGAAGAACGGGATATTGCTAAAGCCCAAGAGAAAGAAGCACTACGGCAAATCGACCTGCTAGTGGGACAAGTCGAAAGCAACAGCAATAATCAGTTTGAATTTTACCCTTATCGCTACTTTGCTGCCGAAGGATTTTTACCAGGGTTTAACTTCCCTCGCTTACCAGTCCGGGCATTTATTCCTACAGACGAAGGAGGCGAATTTATTTCCCGCCCCCGCAGCGTTGCTTTAAGAGAATTTGCACCAAGTAATATTATTTACTACGAAGGCAGTAAATTTATGGTGGCTAAAACCAAAATGCCTGTTGGTGGTGCTGATTATCAACGAGTAAATGTCTGCTTTAAATGTGGTTATTTCCATGAAGGGATAGCCAGTAGCCGCGACACCTGTGAGAACTGCGGCGCAAAACTTGCCGATAGTAAAAACAATAAGGCTTTACTTACTCGCTTATTATCAATGGAAACTGCGATCGCCTGGAGGCGAGAACGCATTACCTGTGATGAAGAAGAACGCCTGAAGTACGGTTACAACGTCACCACCCACTTCCGTTACGATAAGCAAAAACGCCAATCAGCCACAGTAAAAACTGCCAATGGCACAGAATTACTCCGATTAAAGTACAGTGCTACAGCAGACATCTGGCATATTAATCGCGGACTTAACAAGAAGAAAAGCGAAGAAAAAGGATTTAAACTCGATATCAAAACTGGTATTTGGGGCGAATCCAAAAATGACTCGGCAAAAGATAGTATTCACACCGACGTTAACTTAATGGTGAACAACACCTGCAATATCCTAGTTGTGGAACCATTAAATGTCCCCACAGACAACAGAGAAGCTTTTATTACCACCCTACAGTACGCTTTAGAAACTGCCATCCAAGCAGTGTACAAATTAGAAGCCGACGAACTCGACTCCGAACGCTTAGGAGATGGTAAATATTTGCTGTTCTGGGAGGCTGCGGAAGGCGGTGCTGGTGTCCTTTCTCAACTATTAGAAAAACCCGAAGCTTTTCAAAAAATCGCCGATGCAGCTTTAGATATTTGCCATTTTCAAGAAGCGAAAGATAGCTGTGTTCAAGCTTGCTATGAATGCTTGCTTTCTTACCGCAACCAATTCGACCATGCTTTGATAAATCGTCATCTCATCAAACCCTTACTTGACGAACTGCAAAACAGTACAGTGCAGATAGAAGGGATATGTCGTGATGAACAGTATCAACATCTGTTACAACAAACAGATCCAAATTCCCAATTTGAGCGCATAGTTTTAACAGCAATTTATCAAATAGGATATAAATTACCTGATACTGCACAAGAATTAATTTTAGAGGCAAACTGTAAGCCAGATTTTCTTTATAAAGAAGATGGCATTGCTGTTTTCTGTGACGGTTCAGTTCATGACAGCCCTGAGAAACGCAGACAAGACAAAATTGAGCGAGATAATCTCAAGTACAACACGAGTTACACTGTCATAACGCTGCGGCATGATGAAGATTGGGCAGCGAAGTTGAGTGCCTTGGAGGGTTTGTCAATGATTAGGAAATTCTAA